In Gigantopelta aegis isolate Gae_Host chromosome 14, Gae_host_genome, whole genome shotgun sequence, the following proteins share a genomic window:
- the LOC121389078 gene encoding chymotrypsin-like elastase family member 2A, translated as MIIAGDWDHLKRDYYGGVLSEQYFRVESWALHPDYPNVTSLNDINVLFLQKGETGFHANGFVIVKLNQPIKYTSCVRPACLTNQINDMSRSPCGISDCMMTGWGNSENGDLKDFLQQARLNMPNVETCEAIEYYGAKLESLPAKTTCAVSPARPRAFHCVGDQGGPVVCKGSDGRWTLRGSVLARLLCDSGKPVPVADVTQVMDWVNETIRNL; from the exons ATGATCATTGCTGGCGACTGGGACCATCTGAAAAGGGACTATTACGGGGGCGTCCTCTCCGAGCAGTATTTCAGGGTAGAGAGCTGGGCCCTGCACCCCGACTACCCCAACGTTACCAGTCTTAAcgacatcaatgtgctcttccTTCAAAAAGGCGAAACTGGATTCCATG CCAATGGATTTGTGATCGTCAAGCTGAACCAGCCAATCAAGTACACGTCTTGCGTGAGGCCTGCCTGCCTTACCAATCAGATTAACGATATGTCCAGGTCTCCGTGTGGGATCTCAGACTGCATGATGACTGGCTGGGGTAACTCAGAAAATGGAG ATCTGAAAGATTTCCTCCAGCAGGCCAGGCTGAACATGCCCAACGTGGAGACCTGCGAGGCTATAGAATATTACGGAGCGAAACTCGAGTCACTTCCGGCCAAGACGACATGCGCAGTCAGCCCAGCCCGTCCTCGAGCATTCCACTGTGTG GGCGACCAGGGCGGTCCAGTTGTGTGTAAGGGGTCGGACGGGCGCTGGACTCTGAGGGGCTCCGTGCTGGCTAGACTGCTGTGCGACTCGGGAAAACCGGTTCCGGTCGCTGACGTCACACAGGTCATGGACTGGGTCAATGAGACCATCCGAAACCTGTAA
- the LOC121389079 gene encoding chymotrypsinogen B-like — MLWLKHCEFGPRKDTQECVRASDCPGGRKLVSRSFAYCFPPGAVCCEKSIEEPKAKTCGTVTPIPRIGVGVDSLQCSSPWQVSLRRRIDLNRPISKENSEHICGGTLVDNQWILTSPFCFYFAGAQDPAEQIRDNILIVAGDWNHVLDKEPFRGANPEQEFRVDRWNVHPEFAKGSGVPVNNFIDITILFTQGGEAKYQENAFVLVKLDRPTTFTDCVRPICLPDPSDSSCGSNTCRITGWGHNENEDLKDILQQATMTIFSPDACDAIDYYRLGANAPARPERSTCARNAAGAFPCVGDQGGPLACQGNDGRWTLRGTLLAKLSCDENTPLPVADTAQAADWIKTTIQ, encoded by the exons ATGCTCTGGCTTAAAC ACTGCGAATTCGGACCAAGGAAGGATACTCAGGAATGTGTTCGGGCCAGTGACTGCCCGGGGGGACGGAAACTGGTGAGCAGATCATTCGCGTATTGTTTCCCACCAGGCGCTGTGTGCTGTGAGAAGT CCATCGAAGAACCCAAGGCTAAAACCTGTGGAACCGTAACCCCCATTCCTCGAATTGGAGTTGGTGTGGATAGTCTCCAGTGTTCTTCCCCTTGGCAGGTGTCGCTACGGAGAAGGATTGACTTAAACCGACCAATCAGCAAAGAGAATTCGGAGCATATCTGTGGCGGCACTTTAGTCGATAACCAGTGGATTTTAACAAGTCCGTTCTGTTTCTACTT TGCTGGAGCTCAGGATCCCGCCGAACAGATTCGTGACAACATTCTCATAGTGGCGGGAGACTGGAACCACGTGCTCGACAAAGAGCCCTTCAGGGGAGCTAACCCAGAGCAGGAGTTCCGAGTTGACAGGTGGAATGTACACCCAGAGTTCGCCAAGGGAAGCGGAGTTCCAGTGAACAACTTCATCGATATCACCATTCTGTTCACACAGGGCGGGGAGGCTAAGTATCAAG agAATGCCTTTGTGTTGGTGAAACTTGACAGACCGACAACCTTCACGGACTGCGTGCGACCAATCTGTCTTCCTGACCCCTCCGACTCCAGCTGCGGTTCCAACACTTGCAGAATCACTGGCTGGGGACACAATGAGAATGAAG ATCTCAAGGATATCCTCCAGCAGGCCACGATGACGATTTTCAGCCCAGACGCCTGTGACGCCATTGACTACTACCGGCTTGGTGCTAACGCGCCTGCACGGCCGGAAAGAAGCACATGCGCAAGAAACGCCGCTGGAGCTTTCCCATGCGTG GGTGACCAGGGAGGTCCACTTGCTTGCCAAGGAAACGACGGACGCTGGACTTTACGAGGCACTCTTCTCGCCAAGTTGTCATGCGACGAGAATACCCCTCTACCAGTAGCCGACACCGCCCAAGCCGCTGATTGGATCAAAACGACAATCCAATGA